One segment of Streptomyces sp. NA02950 DNA contains the following:
- a CDS encoding DUF397 domain-containing protein has product MDKFDFVNVALCRDAKVGNCPQVAVNVPGVVAIRDSERPAEVVTMTLDGWRDLTLAVKAGKFDLGAA; this is encoded by the coding sequence ATGGATAAATTCGATTTCGTGAACGTGGCCTTGTGTCGAGACGCAAAGGTCGGGAACTGTCCGCAGGTGGCTGTCAACGTGCCTGGGGTGGTGGCCATCCGGGACAGTGAACGGCCTGCCGAGGTGGTTACCATGACGCTCGACGGCTGGCGGGATCTCACCTTAGCTGTCAAGGCGGGGAAGTTCGATTTGGGCGCTGCCTGA